A window of the Oncorhynchus mykiss isolate Arlee chromosome 15, USDA_OmykA_1.1, whole genome shotgun sequence genome harbors these coding sequences:
- the tprkb gene encoding EKC/KEOPS complex subunit TPRKB, with protein sequence MYSTQELELFPDRTVTQLLFKDVKNAAELRKNAMEGKINGALINPSMIVNPFQVLVAANKAVHLHSTGKMKTRSLYSEIIYNLSPTNNISEAFKRFGMSDSDSAVLIVLVHLKEEMQHMTDIIAKVDGQQIPVEDVSMLTDPAKVKKLYKTTPQEDTCLLDAVVCRMATKDVM encoded by the exons ATGTATTCAACTCAGGAATTGGAACTCTTTCCTGATCGTACTGTAACTCAGTTGCTATTCAAAGATGTCAAAAACGCTGCAGAATTGAGGAAAAATGCCATGGAAGGAAAGATTAATGGTGCCTTGATAAACCCGTCTATG ATAGTGAACCCCTTCCAAGTGCTAGTGGCAGCAAACAAGGCAGTTCATTTACATAGTACTGGAAAAATGAAGACAAGGAGTTTATATTCCGAAATCATCTACAACCTTTCACCCACTAATAAT ATTTCAGAGGCCTTCAAGAGGTTTGGGATGTCAGACAGTGACAGTGCTGTTCTCATAGTTCTAGTCCATCTCAAAGAGGAGATGCAGCACATGACTGACATCATTGCCAAGGTGGATGGACAACAGATCCCAGTTGAAGATGTCTCCATGTTGACCGACCCTGCTAAGGTCAAAAAG ctGTACAAAACCACACCCCAGGAGGATACGTGTCTACTGGATGCTGTTGTCTGCAGGATGGCAACCAAAGATGTCATGTAG
- the alg10 gene encoding dol-P-Glc:Glc(2)Man(9)GlcNAc(2)-PP-Dol alpha-1,2-glucosyltransferase, which produces MEKFEGYIFTALCSTNFLVSCLLFSKITREQREPYMDEIFHVRQAQKYCYGKFNEWDPMITTLPGLYLASVGVIKPVVWLVDLTGKVVCSTAMLRFINLLFNCGILYLLYLIICKLHLKEKTKTASRRVLSALSLSTFPVLYFFNFLYYTDAGSTFFILFTYLMTLYGCHKASALLGVFAIFFRQTNIIWVAFCAATVVANKMDETWRTEQSKKKDDKLPCQIPFSVSGVKRVMRFLLEFLTTANHVKAVTLVAWPYILVAVGFIAFIVLNDGIVIGDRTSHEACLNFPQLFYFFSFALFFSIPTSLCYHRAIRFLQTLKKQPLLYLVITGLCLLLVWKFTFVHKYLLADNRHFPFYVWKRIFQKHEAVRFALIPAYVFAAWNFVDTLKSRSLFWILAFLVCLLAATVPQKLLEFRYFIVPYLLYRLHMPLPSLTRLVLEFLLYTAVNAATLYIFVNKTFQWPNSPAVQRFMW; this is translated from the exons ATGGAGAAATTCGAAGGGTACATTTTCACTGCTCTCTGCAGCACCAACTTTTTGGTTTCATGTCTCCTTTTCTCCAAAATAACTCGGGAGCAAAGGGAGCCCTACATGGACGAAATATTTCACGTCCGTCAAGCTCAGAAATACTGCTACGGGAAGTTCAACGAG TGGGACCCAATGATCACCACGCTTCCTGGCCTGTACCTGGCGTCAGTGGGCGTGATCAAGCCAGTGGTGTGGCTCGTGGACCTCACGGGGAAGGTAGTGTGTTCTACCGCAATGCTGCGCTTCATCAACCTCCTCTTCAACTGTGGCATCCTCTACCTGCTCTATCTCATCATCTGCAAGCTCCACCTCAAAGAGAAG ACTAAGACGGCCTCTCGCAGAGTTCTCTCAGCCCTGTCCCTGTCTACCTTCCCCGTGCTCTACTTCTTCAACTTCCTTTACTACACAGATGCCGGATCTACTTTCTTCATCCTCTTCACGTACCTCATGACCCTGTATGGCTGTCACAAAGCCTCGGCACTCCTCGGCGTCTTCGCCATATTCTTCCGCCAGACAAACATCATCTGGGTGGCGTTCTGTGCCGCCACGGTGGTGGCCAACAAGATGGATGAAACCTGGAGGACGGAACAGTCAAAGAAGAAGGATGACAAGTTGCCCTGTCAGATACCTTTCTCCGTAAGTGGGGTGAAGAGAGTGATGCGTTTCCTGTTGGAATTCCTGACCACAGCCAATCACGTGAAGGCTGTGACGCTAGTCGCGTGGCCGTACATTCTTGTTGCCGTGGGTTTTATCGCGTTCATCGTGTTGAATGATGGGATTGTAATCGGGGACAGAACCAGTCACGAGGCCTGTCTCAACTTCCCTCAGCTCTTCTACTTCTTCTCCTTTGCCCTCTTCTTCTCCATCCCCACGTCGCTGTGCTACCACCGAGCTATCCGCTTCCTCCAGACCCTCAAGAAGCAGCCACTGCTCTACTTAGTGATCACAGGACTCTGCCTGCTCCTAGTGTGGAAGTTCACCTTCGTGCACAAGTACCTCCTGGCTGACAACAGACACTTCCCCTTCTATGTGTGGAAGAGGATCTTCCAGAAGCACGAGGCGGTGCGTTTTGCCCTCATCCCGGCATACGTGTTTGCAGCGTGGAACTTCGTGGACACTCTGAAATCCCGGTCGTTGTTCTGGATCCTGGCGTTCCTGGTGTGTCTGCTGGCGGCCACAGTGCCTCAGAAGCTGCTAGAGTTCAGGTACTTTATTGTTCCGTACCTGCTCTACCGCCTCCACATGCCCCTGCCCTCCCTCACCAGACTGGTGCTGGAGTTCCTGCTCTATACAGCCGTCAACGCAGCCACACTCTACATCTTCGTCAACAAGACTTTTCAATGGCCAAATAGTCCGGCTGTACAGAGGTTTATGTGGTAG